In a genomic window of Urocitellus parryii isolate mUroPar1 unplaced genomic scaffold, mUroPar1.hap1 Scaffold_240, whole genome shotgun sequence:
- the LOC113178650 gene encoding olfactory receptor 2T33-like: MESGNTSSDFILLGLLGHSRAQQFLFGILLTIAFTALVGNALMILLIQWDLRLHTPMYFLLSQLSLMDAMLVSTTVPKMAADYLTGNKSISPADCGWQIFFLLTLGGGECFLLAAMSHDRYVAICHPLRYPMLMSWPLCLRMTMGSWFLGAADGLMQAVVALSFPFCSRREIDHFFCEAPTLVHLACADTSVFENVMYFCCVLMLLVPFCLILTSYSLILAAVLHMCSPEARKKAFATCFSHVAVVGLFYGAAIFIYKRPKSYRSSHHDKVVSAFYSILTPMLNLLIDSLRNSEVKGALRKCVASVWP; the protein is encoded by the coding sequence ATGGAAAGTGGGAACACCAGTTCTGACTTCATTCTCCTAGGTCTCTTGGGCCACTCCAGGGCCCAACAGTTCCTCTTTGGGATACTTCTGACAATAGCTTTCACGGCTCTAGTGGGAAATGCCCTCATGATTCTCCTGATTCAGTGGGACCTCCGGCTCCATACGCCCATGTACTTCCTCCTGAGCCAACTGTCCCTCATGGATGCCATGCTGGTTTCCACCACTGTGCCCAAAATGGCTGCTGACTACTTGACTGGAAACAAGTCCATCTCCCCTGCTGACTGTGGCTGGCAGATCTTCTTCCTTCTCACTCTGGGTGGTGGGGAGTGCTTCCTCTTAGCAGCCATGTCccatgaccgctatgtggccatatGCCACCCTCTGCGCTATCCCATGCTCATGAGCTGGCCACTGTGTCTGAGGATGACCATGGGGTCCTGGTTCCTGGGAGCAGCTGACGGGCTGATGCAGGCAGTTGTTGCCCTGAGCTTCCCATTTTGCAGCAGGCGAGAGATAGACCATTTCTTCTGTGAGGCCCCTACACTGGTGCACTTGGCTTGTGCTGACACGTCTGTCTTTGAGAATGTCATGTACTTCTGCTGTGTGTTGATGCTCCTGGtgcccttctgcctcatcctgacCTCCTACAGTCTCATCCTGGCCGCTGTCCTCCACATGTGCTCCCCAGAAGCCCGCAAGAAGGCCTTTGCCACCTGCTTCTCACACGTGGCTGTGGTGGGGCTCTTTTATGGGGCTGCCATTTTTATCTACAAGAGACCCAAATCTTACAGGTCATCTCACCACGATAAGGTGGTGTCAGCCTTCTATAGCATCCTCACCCCTATGCTGAACCTCCTCATTGACAGCTTGAGGAACAGCGAGGTCAAGGGCGCCCTGAGAAAGTGTGTGGCCAGTGTGTGGCCTTGA